The following are from one region of the Bos mutus isolate GX-2022 chromosome 18, NWIPB_WYAK_1.1, whole genome shotgun sequence genome:
- the PLLP gene encoding plasmolipin: MAEFPSKVNTRTSSPAQGGGAVVSTLSPDLGFVRSSLGALMLLQLVLGLLVWALIADTPYHLYPSYGWVMFVAVFLWLVTIIFFVLYLFQLHMKLYMVPWPLVLMVFNVGATVLYITAFITCSSSVELTSLKGSQPYNQRAAASFFSCLVMIAYGVSAFLSFQAWRGVGSNAATSQMAGGYA, from the exons ATGGCAGAGTTCCCGTCCAAAGTGAACACGAGGACCAGCAGCCCGGCGCAGGGAGGCGGCGCCGTGGTGTCGACGCTGAGCCCGGACTTGGGGTTCGTGCGCTCCAGCCTCGGTGCGCTCATGCTCCTGCAGTTG GTGCTGGGGCTGCTGGTGTGGGCCCTGATTGCTGACACTCCGTACCACCTGTATCCGTCTTATGGCTGGGTGATGTTCGTCGCTGTCTTCCTCTGGCTGGTGACAATCATCTTCTTTGTCCTCTACCTGTTTCAGCTGCACATGAAGCTGTACATGGTGCCCTGGCCGCTGGTG ttAATGGTATTTAACGTGGGTGCCACTGTTCTCTACATCACGGCCTTCATCACCTGCTCTTCTTCGGTTGAGCTGACATCCCTGAAGGGCAGCCAGCCGTATAACCAGCGTGCAGCAGCCTCC ttcttttcGTGTTTAGTGATGATTGCCTATGGAGTGAGCGCTTTCCTCAGCTTCCAGGCCTGGCGAGGAGTAGGCAGCAATGCAGCCACCAGTCAGATGGCTGGTGGCTATGCCTAA